The following DNA comes from Bacillota bacterium.
TGTATCTATACGGGATATTGCAAAGGATGTCGGCATCAAGACGGTGTCGGTCACGGAATCAATCATGAAATTGCGGATGTTATCAACGACGAGATCACTAAATGGCTGCTGCCTAGTCAACCTTTATGTGAATCAAAGATATCTTAAATAACAACAGGAATTGAAACCCTCATAGGTTCAATTCCTGTTGTTTTATTCCACCGATTTCAATGATTCTATCATATCAACCTTCTGCAGTTTAAAATAGGTTACGACCTGCATAATTATCGAGACAGCCATTGTTATCAGTATAGTCCAGACAAAACTCAGACCTTTTATTTTTATAAAAAACAGAATAGGCGCATTTTCATTGATAATTTCCATCACAAAGCGATGCAGGCCGAGACCCAAAAGCAAACCGAGTCCAATGCTGATAAATGTAAGTATCAAAGCTTCACGGTAGATATATTCATTAGTTTCACTGTCACTGAATCCAAGCACCTTCAGTGAGGCGATTTCACGTTTTCGTTCGCTGATATTGATAGATGTCAGATTGTAAAGCACGATTACCATCAGGATTGAAGCAATGCAGACGATCAAAATAACCGCACTGCTCAAGCTTTTATTCGCTTCCTCAGCCTGAAGCAGCATATTGTCTTTGAAATTTACATTGATGACCGTATCGCTGCTTATCATATGCTCAGCCAAAGTTTTTTTGTTTCCGGAATAATCTGATACGATTATATTATAAGATACTGATTTACCGAATATTTTGCTGTACAGACTTTTATTCATATATATATAATCAAGAAAGTGGTTTTCGGTGACGTCGGATACAGGTAACGTATATTCTTTATTATCGGCATCCTTTACAGTTATCTTATCACCTTTCCCTATCTTAAAAGTCTTGGAAAGCTTATTCGAGATGACAACACCATTGTCGTCGGGCGCCGTGCCGGTTCCGGTTACTGTGCTTGTAAGGTTGAAGTATTTAGAAAACGTTTCCTCATTCTCCGGGACGATCAGATATGCATCCAGCGATTTGCCTTCCGACTCACATGTAAAGGCAGTTTGTCTGATTAAAACCGGATTTTGGATCTGTTCTTTCGCTAGGAGCTTTGCAAACTCCCCGCTTATATCCTGTCTCTCATTTTTAAGCACCATTAAATCACCGTATCTAAAGATCCCGCCATATTGCCTTTGTGCTATGCCGTTAATGCTGTCTTTCAGACCGAACCCTGTGAGCAGCATGGCGGTGCAGCCCGCTATCCCAATAATCGTCATAGCGACCCTTTGCTTATAACGGAACAGATTGCGCATGGTGACTTTCCACGTAAAAGATAATCGTTTCCATATAAAACCGAACCTTTCAAGCAGGATGGTCTGCCCGTTTTTTGGCGGAACCGGCCGCATTAAAGAAGCCGGGCTCCCCTTTAGCTCCTGATTGCAGAAAACAACCGTCACCAGCGTCATGACCCCAGCGGCAACCACCAAAATCAGCAGAAGAGTTATGATGTTATACCTGATGATAAGCGGCGGCAGGATGTATGGAAAACAGGCATAGATAATTTTCGGGATGCCAGTGCATCCGGCGAAGTAACCGATCACAGTCGCCGAAACAGTAGCCGACAGAACATAAAACAAATAGGTTGAAATAATGCTAATATCTTTATAGCCAAGCGACGTTAGAGTGCCAAGCTCTCCGCGTTCTTCCGCTATCATCCGGGTCATGGTGTTGGAGGTCATAAGCAGCACGATCAAGATGAAAAATATGGGGAAAAACTTAGCGACCAAAGAGATCACATTAGCTCCTGAATTCAGATTATCGTAGCCTGCGACGGCCATATCCCTGTCAAGGATTGTCCACTGGGGTTTTTCGGCACCGGCAAGCTTATCTCTGGCATCTTGAACCTTTATCTTTGCATCAGCCATTTTGGAGTTGAAGGAAGCTAAATTTTCATTGTATTGCTTATACCCGTCATCGAGCTTCTTTTGGTTTGCAGCAAGCTGGGTCTTCCCGCTTGCTATCTGCTGCTGTACACTCCTGATTTGCGAGTTGAAAAGCTTGATCCCCTGATTTAGCTGATCTTCTTTCGCATTCAGCGTATCGATTGATGCACGAAGCTCGACTAATTGCCGGGACAGTGCAGTATACTGACTGATCTGTGCGTTAAGCTGAACGTATTGCGGATTATCAGCAGGAATCTTTCCCTGCTGTTCTTTCATGGATTGGATAGCTAAGCTGAGCTCATTGATCTTGCGTCCCAATTCATCCTGAGTTATACCGCTCTGCTGCAATGAAATGGTGATTTGATCGCGACCGCTTGCGATCTGAGCTTTTGCTGACCGAAAAGACTCATTCTGTTTTTTAATTTTTTCTTGCAGGTCGGCCTCATTTTTAGCAAGCTCTTTCTTGGCATCGTCGAGTTTCACTGAATTTGCATCCAGCTGTGCTTTTGCGTCGTTCAACTGCTTTTCGCCTTTTGCCATTTCATCATTCAGAGTTGCCTCATTGCTGTTGATTTCACCTGCAGCCTTGTTGTAAACCTCTTTATACCGTGCATCCTCCCTTATCGGTTTCAGATTCACGAGTTCGTTATCAAGCTGTGACGCAAGGGCGTCATATTCTTTAGAATATGTGGCAACGTTGCTGGTTCCAGCGGCATTCAGATAGATTTCAGTATAGGCTTCAAGCGTAAAATTTTCTCTGTTTACAAAAATGAAGGAGGACAGTTTTCCGTCGCCGATTGTGGTATTTCCATAATCGTACGACAGATACAGCGGCGACTGCACAGTACCCACGACAGAAAATTCCGTGTTTTTAAGTCCGCTCACGTCACTGGTAATGACGATCTTATCGCCTACCTTATAGCTTTGATTATCCGCGACACATTCCGTGTCAGTATTCGGCATCCGGCCTTTTATTAGTTCAACGGTATCTACCGATTTTTCAATCGCATGAACCCGGATCGCTTTACTCTGATCCAAAACATCCAGAGAATAGCTTGGAGTCACGCCGCTTACATTTTTCAAAGCCTTCAGCGCGTTTACATCGTCATTAGTAAGCCCCATTGTACTGACGATCTTGAAATCCATAAGCTTGTGGCTGTTGTTATACTGACTGATCGACGTGATCATATCTGGAAAGCTTGCCTGTATGCCTGCGAAAAATCCAGCGCCCACCAGCACGATACCAAAAAGTGATAGAAACCTTCCTAAAGATTTTTTGATTTTGACTAGAGTATTTTTATAGAGCACTAGAATCACCACGCGATTTCTTCGGCTTTTTTAGGATTTTCATTAATGATAATGTCATTAACTGTTCCGTTTTTTATACGGATAACTTTGTCCGCAATATCTGCCAGGGCGGCATTATGGGTGATCAAAACCGTTGTTGTGCCCATTTCTCTGCATGTCTTTTGCAGCAGCTCGATGATCCGCTGACCTGTCACGCTGTCAAGAGCGCCGGTAGGCTCGTCGCATAAAAGCAGCTTTGGATTTTTGGCGATCGCCCTGGCTATGGCGACGCGC
Coding sequences within:
- a CDS encoding TetR family transcriptional regulator; the protein is MEESSTKELITQSALAMFEKSGYKSVSIRDIAKDVGIKTVSVTESIMKLRMLSTTRSLNGCCLVNLYVNQRYLK
- a CDS encoding FtsX-like permease family protein, which codes for MLYKNTLVKIKKSLGRFLSLFGIVLVGAGFFAGIQASFPDMITSISQYNNSHKLMDFKIVSTMGLTNDDVNALKALKNVSGVTPSYSLDVLDQSKAIRVHAIEKSVDTVELIKGRMPNTDTECVADNQSYKVGDKIVITSDVSGLKNTEFSVVGTVQSPLYLSYDYGNTTIGDGKLSSFIFVNRENFTLEAYTEIYLNAAGTSNVATYSKEYDALASQLDNELVNLKPIREDARYKEVYNKAAGEINSNEATLNDEMAKGEKQLNDAKAQLDANSVKLDDAKKELAKNEADLQEKIKKQNESFRSAKAQIASGRDQITISLQQSGITQDELGRKINELSLAIQSMKEQQGKIPADNPQYVQLNAQISQYTALSRQLVELRASIDTLNAKEDQLNQGIKLFNSQIRSVQQQIASGKTQLAANQKKLDDGYKQYNENLASFNSKMADAKIKVQDARDKLAGAEKPQWTILDRDMAVAGYDNLNSGANVISLVAKFFPIFFILIVLLMTSNTMTRMIAEERGELGTLTSLGYKDISIISTYLFYVLSATVSATVIGYFAGCTGIPKIIYACFPYILPPLIIRYNIITLLLILVVAAGVMTLVTVVFCNQELKGSPASLMRPVPPKNGQTILLERFGFIWKRLSFTWKVTMRNLFRYKQRVAMTIIGIAGCTAMLLTGFGLKDSINGIAQRQYGGIFRYGDLMVLKNERQDISGEFAKLLAKEQIQNPVLIRQTAFTCESEGKSLDAYLIVPENEETFSKYFNLTSTVTGTGTAPDDNGVVISNKLSKTFKIGKGDKITVKDADNKEYTLPVSDVTENHFLDYIYMNKSLYSKIFGKSVSYNIIVSDYSGNKKTLAEHMISSDTVINVNFKDNMLLQAEEANKSLSSAVILIVCIASILMVIVLYNLTSINISERKREIASLKVLGFSDSETNEYIYREALILTFISIGLGLLLGLGLHRFVMEIINENAPILFFIKIKGLSFVWTILITMAVSIIMQVVTYFKLQKVDMIESLKSVE